A genomic region of Antennarius striatus isolate MH-2024 chromosome 16, ASM4005453v1, whole genome shotgun sequence contains the following coding sequences:
- the bcat2 gene encoding branched-chain-amino-acid aminotransferase, mitochondrial: protein MAAFRAILRGRLVRGPPLAVGPLRFSSSFKACDLDIERTQTPKPKPDPSSLVFGKQFSDHMLTVEWTEKGGWEAPRIRPFQNLSLHPASSALHYSIELFEGMKAFRGVDDRIRLFRPALNMERMHRSADRSCLPLFDKAELQECIRKLVEVDQEWVPHSLEASLYIRPTFIGTEPSLGVSRAGKALLFVIVGPVGPYFATGSFNPVSLLADPAFVRAWQGGVGAYKVGGNYGPTIAVQNEAVKRGCQQVLWLYGPDEQITEVGTMNLFIYLINQKGEKELITPPLDGMILPGVTRQSLLDLARNWGEFRVTERTMGMKELLQLLDAGRVLEVFGAGTACVVCPVGSLLYGGKKYEIPTMKNGPDLAKKFYKELTDIQYGRTASDWAPLVA, encoded by the exons ATGGCAGCTTTCCGAGCG ATCCTCCGTGGGCGGCTGGTCCGGGGCCCCCCCCTCGCCGTCGGGCCCCTGCGGTTCTCCAGCAGCTTCAAG GCGTGCGACCTCGACATCGAACGCACCCAGACGCCGAAGCCCAAGCCGGACCCGTCGTCGCTGGTGTTCGGAAAGCAGTTCTCCGACCACATGCTGACCGTCGAGTGGACGGAGAAGGGCGGCTGGGAGGCGCCGCGCATTCGCCCCTTCCAGAACCTGTCGCTGCACCCCGCCAGCTCCGCCCTGCACTACTCCATCGAG CTGTTTGAGGGGATGAAGGCGTTCCGCGGCGTCGACGACCGAATCCGTCTGTTCAGACCCGCCCTGAACATGGAGAGGATGCACCGCAGCGCCGACAGGAGCTGCCTACCG ctgtTCGATAAAGCCGAGCTGCAGGAGTGCATCAGGAAGCTGGTGGAGGTGGATCAGGAGTGGGTCCCCCACTCGCTGGAGGCCAGCCTCTACATCCGACCCACCTTCATCGGGACAGAG cCGTCCCTCGGCGTGTCCCGGGCGGGAAAGGCGCTGCTCTTCGTCATCGTCGGCCCCGTCGGACCCTACTTCGCCACGGGATCCTTCAATCCCGTCTCCCTGCTGGCGGATCCGGCGTTCGTCAGGGCGTGGCAGGGGGGGGTCGGCGCCTACAAGGTGGGAGG gaacTACGGGCCGACCATCGCGGTGCAGAACGAGGCGGTGAAGCGCGGCTGCCAGCAGGTCCTCTGGCTCTACGGCCCCGACGAGCAGATCACCGAGGTCGGAACCATGAACCTCTTCATCTACCTGATTAACCAGaagggag agaaaGAGTTGATCACCCCCCCTCTGGACGGGATGATCCTCCCAGGTGTCACCAGACAGTCTCTGCTGGACCTGGCCAGAAACTGG GGGGAGTTCAGGGTGACGGAGCGGACGATGGgcatgaaggagctgctgcagctgctggatgCTGGGAGGGTCCTGGAGGTGTTCGGAGCCGGGACGGCCTGCGTGGTGTGTCCCGTGGGCAGCCTCCTGTACGGGGGGAAG AAATACGAGATCCCGACGATGAAGAACGGTCCCGACCTGGCCAAGAAGTTCTACAAGGAGCTGACTGATATTcag TACGGACGCACGGCCAGCGACTGGGCGCCGCTGGTGGCTTAA
- the hsd17b14 gene encoding 17-beta-hydroxysteroid dehydrogenase 14, whose translation MGRPQSETFTAQLNGRRLDSSVTGGDKFESPSVQHQEAAQISGRHVDALPGQSCDRHRRIHGDWQRDRGSVCGEWCQSGFLCKTESVKCVFSPYLMICVYYSGGEELEASLNQTGPGFCKFLVLDVTKDEDLKTLVAVTVKQFGHIDCLINNAGWHPPLKSIDETTAEEFQSLLNLNLISCFLASKYALPHLRRRQGNIINVASLVASIGQKDSVTYVATKGAIVSMTKAMAVDESRYRVRVNCISPSNVMTPLMEECLEQHEDAANVKETTEKYQLIGRMATPAECGLVALFLAADGTFITGVDLLVAGGAELNYGVKSQIPSENPINTNHM comes from the exons ATGGGACGACCTCAGTCTGAGACG TTTACTGCGCAGCTGAACGGGAGGAGACTCGACAGCTCGGTGACGGGAGGTGATAAGTTCGAGTCTCCGTCAGTTCAGCATCAGGAAGCAGCGCAGATCAGCGGCCGTCATGTCGATGCGTTACCGGGACAAAGTTGTGATCGTCACCGGAGGATCCACGGGGATTGGCAGAGGGATCGTGGAAGTGTTTg tggagAATGGTGCCAAAGTGGTTTTCTGTGCAAAACCGAGtcagtaaaatgtgttttttccccaTATTTGATGATTTGTGTGTATT ATTCGGGGGGCGAGGAGCTGGAGGCCAGTCTGAACCAAACCGGACCAGGATTCTGTAAATTTCTAGTTCTTGACGTCACCAAAGACGAAGACCTGAAG ACTTTAGTTGCCGTGACGGTCAAACAGTTTGGACACATCGACTGCCTCATCAACAACGCAGGCTGGc ACCCTCCTCTGAAATCGATCGACGAAACGACTGCAGAGGAATTTCAATCGCtgctgaacctgaacctgatcAGCTGCTTCTTGGCCTCAAAA TACGCGCTGCCGCACCTCCGGCGGCGTCAGGGGAACATCATCAACGTCGCCAGTCTCGTGGCCTCCATCGGCCAGAAGGACTCTGTGACCTACGTCGCCACCAAG GGGGCGATCGTTTCCATGACGAAGGCGATGGCTGTGGACGAGAGTCGATATCGGGTGCGCGTGAACTG CATCTCTCCGAGTAACGTGATGACGCCTCTGATGGAAGAATGTCTGGAGCAACATGAAGACGCCGCCAACGTCAAGGAAACAACAGAGAAGTACCAG CTGATTGGTCGCATGGCGACTCCGGCTGAATGCGGATTGGTTGCCCTGTTCCTCGCCGCCGATGGCACCTTCATCACCGGCGTCGACCTTCTGGTGGCCGGAGGAGCTGAACTCAACTATGGCGTCAAGAGTCAGATCCCGTCCGAGAACCCGATCAACACAAATCACATGTAA
- the kcna7 gene encoding potassium voltage-gated channel subfamily A member 7 encodes MYNQDEGGGMGGEEGGQTKEKQKSEDVSDEHKRTKDEHNKLEKESSEKEPSRGAKRDNRRCPWRSGWALAERLAINVSGMRYETQLRTLGQFPDSLLGDPRRRLRYFDPLRNELFLDRSRVCFDAILYFYQSGGRLRRPANVPLDMFLEELHFYELGDEVIDRYKEDEGFAKEEERPLPTNDLQRRLWMLFEYPESSSGARIIAIISVLVIVISILIFCLETLPEFRNEKERREQSIIIPHPTNPDQNITIPSGFTPFQDPFFIVETICICWFSFELIVRFTCAPSKMHFFKDVMNTIDFFAIIPYFVTLGTELAKDKGSQPSVSLALIRVIRLVRVFRIFKLSRHSKGLQILGQTLKASLRELALLIFFLFIGVILFSSAAYFAEVDSPDTAFTSIPEAFWWAVVSMTTVGYGDMYPETVGGKLVGSMCAIAGVLTISLPVPVIVSNFSYFYHREMECEDTTQYQHISTSVWEKDGEGDTDEEDEEGGDGVPEFMGDHAPLYGQYTRNICPPLNGTLLAGLCAGQEAGDRKRMNFYLREPLVTQV; translated from the exons ATGTATAATCAAGACGAGGGAGGAGGaatgggaggagaggaaggagggcagACAAAAGAGAAGCAGAAATCTGAGGATGTCAGCGATGAACACAAACGGACCAAAGACGAACACAAtaagctggagaaggagagtAGCGAGAAGGAGCCCAGCAGGGGGGCCAAGAGGGACAACCGTCGCTGCCCGTGGAGGAGTGGTTGGGCTCTGGCCGAACGCCTTGCCATCAACGTGTCGGGGATGAGGTACGAAACCCAGCTGAGAACCCTGGGCCAGTTCCCGGACTCCCTGCTGGGCGACCCCCGGCGTCGCCTTCGCTACTTCGACCCGTTGAGGAACGAACTCTTCCTGGACAGAAGCCGAGTCTGCTTCGACGCCATCCTCTACTTCTACCAGTCAGGAGGGAGGCTACGGAGGCCCGCCAACGTCCCCTTGGACATGTTCCTGGAGGAGCTTCACTTCTACGAGCTCGGGGACGAGGTCATCGACCGGTACAAGGAGGACGAAGGCTTCGCCAAGGAAGAGGAGCGACCTTTGCCCACCAACGACCTGCAGCGTCGCCTCTGGATGCTGTTCGAGTACCCAGAGTCCTCCAGCGGCGCTCGGATCATTGCCATCATCAGCGTCCTGGTCATCGTGATCTCCATTCTCATCTTCTGTCTGGAGACTCTGCCGGAGTTCAGGAAtgagaaggaaaggagggag CAATCCATCATCATACCTCACCCCACCAATCCGGATCAAAACATCACCATCCCGTCCGGCTTCACCCCTTTCCAGGACCCCTTCTTCATCGTGGAGACCATCTGCATCTGCTGGTTCTCCTTCGAACTCATCGTGCGCTTCACCTGCGCTCCAAGCAAGATGCACTTCTTCAAAGACGTCATGAACACCATCGACTTCTTCGCCATCATTCCTTACTTTGTCACCCTCGGCACGGAGCTGGCGAAGGACAAAGGCTCCCAGCCGTCTGTGTCCCTGGCGCTCATCCGAGTCATCAGGCTGGTGAGGGTCTTCAGGATCTTCAAGCTTTCTCGTCACTCCAAGGGGCTCCAGATCCTGGGCCAGACGCTGAAGGCCAGTCTCAGAGAGCTCGCCCTGCtgatcttcttcctcttcattggGGTCATTCTCTTCTCGAGTGCTGCCTACTTTGCAGAGGTGGACAGCCCCGACACGGCATTCACCAGCATCCCCGAGGCCTTCTGGTGGGCCGTGGTGTCCATGACGACAGTCGGCTACGGGGACATGTACCCGGAGACTGTCGGGGGAAAGCTGGTGGGCTCCATGTGCGCCATCGCCGGCGTGCTCACCATCTCTCTGCCAGTTCCCGTCATCGTGTCCAATTTCAGCTACTTCTACCACCGCGAGATGGAGTGTGAGGACACCACCCAGTACCAACACATCTCCACGTCCGTCTGGGAGAAGGACGGAGAGGGTGACACCgatgaggaggacgaggaaggaGGGGATGGCGTGCCTGAATTCATGGGGGATCACGCTCCCTTGTATGGGCAGTACACCAGGAACATCTGCCCCCCGCTCAATGGGACGCTCCTGGCAGGGTTGTGCGCCGGGCAGGAAGCTGGCGATCGGAAACGGATGAACTTCTACCTCAGAGAACCTCTGGTCACGCAGGTGTGA
- the slc1a9 gene encoding solute carrier family 1 member 9 gives MTNQSTANQSKAKEKDENQRDDNTDVAYKDAGHCSRNTHNLLLGLTVMGVVMGAVFGMLLRYMKVKDYAVLTMISFPGEILMRMLKMLILPLIISSLITGLAGLDARSSGRMGSRAMVYYMSTTVIAAILGVILVLGIHPGNPKLRGQSSTNTPPTKNQEVSSLDAFLDLIRNLFPENLVQACFQQVQTVLKKVPVMVNQTELLVSRKKLEYKWGMNVLGLIGFFITFGICMGRMGERGKVMCDFFNILNEIIMTMVSLIMWYSPVGIASLIAGKIAAIGDLEVVARQLGLYMVTVVVGLVIHGGFILPAIFFAITRKSPFTFYSGIFQAWITALGTASSAGTLPVTFRCLEENLKIDKRVTRFVLPIGATINMDGTALYEAVAAIFIAQMNDITLDGGQIITVSMTATLASVGAASIPSAGLVTMLLILTAVGLPTQDISLLIAVDWLLDRMRTSINVVGDSFGAGIVDHLSRAELTEIDAAEMQMLPLEGGELDFIPPPPILTDMDLIDPFKPPELPPRSPRPPKQNHHGHAPSQTHSLTHSPSRSVRSPSPHSIRSPSPRSICSHSPRPFRSHSPRLLRRTEPGYCPLPAHDNQIPTMPRSYRERERERLRRGSETEEDDERVLGEVSDGEESDDTAYDRRHAIPPSDLP, from the exons ATGACAAACCAGTCGACAGCGAACCAATCCAAAGCCAAGGAGAAAGACGAGAACCAACGAGATGACAACACGGACGTGGCGTATAAAGACGCCGGCCACTGCAGCCGCAACACCCACAACCTGCTGCTGGGACTCACCGTCATGG GCGTTGTCATGGGAGCGGTGTTCGGGATGCTGCTGCGCTACATGAAGGTGAAGGACTACGCCGTCCTGACCATGATCTCCTTCCCGGGAGAGATCCTCATGAGGATGCTGAAGATGCTCATCCTGCCTCTGATCATCTCCAGCCTCATCACGG GGCTGGCCGGGCTGGACGCCCGCTCCAGCGGCAGGATGGGCAGCAGGGCGATGGTCTACTACATGTCCACCACCGTCATCGCCGCCATCCTGGGGGTCATCCTGGTGTTGGGGATCCATCCGGGGAACCCCAAGCTGAGGGGACAATCTAGCACAAACACGCCGCCAACCAAGAACCAGGAAGTCAGCAGTCTGGACGCGTTTCTGGACCTGATCCGGAACCTGTTTCCTGAGAACCTGGTGCAGGCCTGCTTCCAACAG GTCCAGACGGTGCTGAAGAAGGTCCCGGTGATGGTGAACCAAACGGAGCTGCTGGTGTCCAGGAAGAAGCTGGAGTACAAATGGGGCATGAACGTCCTGG GCCTGATCGGATTCTTCATCACCTTCGGCATCTGCATGGGCCGGATGGGCGAGCGGGGGAAGGTCATGTGTGACttcttcaacatcctcaacgAGATCATCATGACCATGGTGTCCCTCATCATGTG GTACTCCCCCGTGGGCATCGCCTCTCTCATCGCGGGGAAGATCGCCGCCATCGGAGACCTGGAGGTGGTTGCCAGGCAACTGGGGCTGTACATGGTGACGGTGGTGGTGGGCCTGGTGATCCACGGCGGCTTCATCCTGCCCGCCATCTTCTTCGCCATCACCAGGAAAAGCCCGTTCACCTTCTACTCCGGCATCTTCCAGGCGTGGATCACGGCTCTGGGGACCGCCAgcag cgCCGGGACGCTCCCCGTCACCTTCCGCTGCCTGGAGGAGAACCTGAAGATCGACAAGCGCGTGACCCGCTTCGTGCTGCCCATCGGCGCCACCATCAACATGGACGGCACGGCGCTGTACGAGGCGGTGGCCGCCATCTTCATCGCCCAGATGAACGACATCACGCTGGACGGTGGGCAGATCATCACCGTCAG taTGACGGCCACCCTGGCCAGCGTGGGGGCGGCCAGTATTCCCAGTGCCGGACTGGTCACCATGTTGCTGATCCTGACGGCGGTCGGCCTCCCGACGCAGGACATCAGCCTACTGATCGCCGTCGATTGGCTGCT TGACAGGATGCGTACCTCCATTAACGTGGTGGGGGACTCGTTCGGCGCCGGCATCGTGGACCACCTGTCGAGGGCGGAGCTCACTGAAATCGACGCCGCCGAAATGCAAATGCTCCCGCTGGAGGGGGGGGAGCTGGATTTCATCCCCCCGCCCCCGATCCTCACCGACATGGACCTGATCGACCCATTCAAACCGCCCGAGCTCCCGCCTCGCTCCCCCCGCCCGCCCAAACAGAACCACCacggccacgccccctcccaGACCCACTCCCTCACACACTCGCCGTCCCGTTCCGTCCGATCTCCATCGCCGCACTCCATCCGCTCCCCCTCCCCGCGTTCCATTTGCTCCCACTCACCCCGGCCGTTCCGCAGCCACTCCCCTCGCCTCCTCCGCAGGACGGAGCCGGGCTACTGCCCCCTGCCCGCCCACGACAACCAG ATTCCCACAATGCCTCGCTCCTACCGAGAGCGGGAGCGGGAGCGGCTGAGGCGAGGGAGCGAGACGGAGGAGGACGACGAAAGGGTTCTGGGGGAGGTGAGCGACGGCGAGGAGAGCGATGACACCGCCTACGATCGGAGGCATGCCATCCCACCGTCCGACCTGCCCTGA